In Halocalculus aciditolerans, the following are encoded in one genomic region:
- a CDS encoding DUF7282 domain-containing protein translates to MSTTLTTQRPLSAVVLSAFLLLAAVAGVATFGGTAAAANTTAGDAVNGAIVDAQPARVGANSTHETHLGVDAGSSSVSGSSWTGYRVNYDTADVSDVDQSDLLVVGIDAGNDDAGRAVDTNAMTDVADVSAKNNGHSLVVTLGGQYDVENGDELVVVYEDVQNPSSAQTEPVNLVANPQSSDYDRTDNVTYHPPASVALDDQTVNGSQELTVASAYLPEGGSVTVQNASGTQVASTGSLDPGSYENLTVTLPADAEPGTYTAVARQPDGDAYATNDGSTVTDDGSVALDYDFAAAFEDSTRTNADHANLTLTADHGGYDVRVSADNLTASDLRTMFGDAVVASSSSQDTVTVPGGESVTHELNVSDYTGDYTFHATDLQTDNSDDAALTLTHEDTTTTTTDDTTTTTTSSDTTTTTTDDTTTTTTSSDTTTTTSDTTTTSSDTSDDSTNTDSSNTDSSTDDSSDDTSSSSTDSSSTNTGSAESSDETAQPNETSFDGPAAGPSASVTFANQTLGDDEAVRVGNLTLPDGGYVVLEAESGRLVGHTSLLDAGDHANVTVTVDALDDDTRLTAVTYENTDNATAYTQNDTAYERNGTDVTDTALIRVVDDQQTTTAAQTRANQENPDPRGSAAGLQWIALLVALAIALVAIVRYRMQ, encoded by the coding sequence ATGTCTACGACACTCACAACGCAGCGACCGCTCTCGGCGGTCGTACTGTCCGCGTTCCTGCTGCTCGCCGCGGTCGCCGGCGTCGCGACCTTCGGCGGGACGGCGGCCGCGGCGAACACGACGGCCGGCGACGCGGTGAACGGCGCAATCGTCGACGCCCAACCCGCACGCGTCGGGGCGAACAGCACGCACGAAACCCACCTCGGCGTCGACGCCGGCTCCTCGAGCGTCTCCGGGTCGTCGTGGACCGGCTACCGCGTGAACTACGACACGGCGGACGTGAGTGACGTCGACCAGTCCGACCTCCTCGTCGTCGGAATCGACGCGGGGAACGACGACGCCGGCCGCGCCGTCGACACGAACGCGATGACGGACGTCGCAGACGTCTCCGCGAAGAACAACGGCCACTCCCTCGTCGTCACCCTCGGCGGCCAGTACGACGTCGAGAACGGCGACGAACTCGTCGTCGTCTACGAGGACGTCCAGAACCCGAGCTCGGCGCAGACCGAACCCGTGAACCTCGTCGCCAACCCGCAGAGCTCGGACTACGACCGCACGGACAACGTCACCTACCACCCGCCCGCGTCCGTCGCCCTCGACGACCAGACCGTGAACGGGAGTCAGGAACTCACCGTCGCGTCCGCCTACCTCCCCGAGGGCGGGAGCGTCACCGTGCAGAACGCGTCCGGTACGCAAGTCGCGAGCACGGGCTCGCTCGACCCGGGCTCCTACGAGAACCTCACCGTAACGCTCCCCGCTGACGCCGAACCCGGGACGTACACCGCGGTCGCGCGCCAGCCAGACGGCGACGCCTACGCCACCAACGACGGCTCCACCGTCACCGACGACGGGAGCGTCGCCCTCGACTACGACTTCGCCGCGGCCTTCGAGGACTCGACGCGCACTAACGCCGACCACGCGAACCTCACCCTGACCGCGGACCACGGCGGCTACGACGTCCGCGTGAGCGCGGACAACCTCACCGCGAGCGACCTCCGCACGATGTTCGGCGACGCCGTCGTCGCCAGCAGCAGTAGCCAAGACACGGTCACCGTTCCCGGCGGCGAATCGGTCACCCACGAACTGAACGTCTCCGACTACACGGGAGACTACACCTTCCACGCGACCGACCTCCAGACCGACAACAGCGACGACGCCGCCCTCACACTCACGCACGAAGACACCACGACGACAACGACGGACGATACCACGACGACAACGACATCCAGCGATACCACGACGACAACGACGGACGATACCACGACGACGACGACGTCCAGCGATACTACGACAACGACGAGCGATACCACGACGACGTCTTCGGACACGTCTGACGATTCGACGAACACGGATTCGTCGAACACGGATTCGTCGACGGACGACTCCTCCGACGACACGAGTTCGAGTTCGACCGACTCGTCGTCCACGAACACCGGGAGCGCTGAGTCGTCGGACGAGACGGCGCAGCCGAACGAAACGTCGTTCGACGGGCCGGCGGCCGGGCCGTCCGCGAGCGTCACGTTCGCGAACCAGACGCTCGGTGACGACGAGGCCGTCCGCGTCGGGAACCTCACGCTCCCCGATGGGGGCTACGTCGTCCTCGAAGCCGAGTCGGGGCGTCTCGTCGGGCACACGTCTCTCCTCGACGCCGGTGACCACGCGAACGTCACCGTCACCGTCGACGCGCTCGACGACGACACGCGACTCACCGCCGTCACCTACGAGAACACGGACAACGCGACGGCGTACACGCAGAACGACACCGCCTACGAGCGCAACGGCACCGACGTCACCGACACCGCGCTAATCCGCGTCGTCGACGACCAGCAAACCACGACCGCGGCGCAGACGCGCGCGAACCAGGAGAACCCCGACCCCCGCGGCTCCGCCGCCGGCCTCCAGTGGATCGCCCTCCTCGTCGCGCTCGCCATCGCCCTCGTCGCCATCGTCCGCTACCGGATGCAGTAG
- a CDS encoding adenine nucleotide alpha hydrolase family protein — protein sequence MPFVVPFDGSPLSEAALVNARIHEVGFENLPRELQTFAQREDPPKVTAVSVIPERASYARKKGWIGEDEEFDHRVVVERLHEQVTDIAPNASFDYERTGTSAAGTIGQKLRRKARSLGASTVFVGSENAGRIATPMMSVGARVSTEQEYNVVLVRKPLPEDVNPRLKSDFYRRD from the coding sequence ATGCCTTTCGTCGTTCCGTTCGACGGGTCCCCGCTCTCGGAGGCGGCGCTCGTCAACGCTCGGATTCACGAGGTCGGATTCGAGAACCTCCCGCGGGAACTGCAGACGTTCGCGCAGCGAGAAGACCCACCGAAGGTCACCGCAGTGAGCGTCATCCCCGAGCGAGCGTCGTACGCGAGGAAGAAGGGGTGGATCGGTGAGGACGAGGAGTTCGACCACCGAGTCGTCGTCGAGCGCCTGCACGAGCAGGTGACGGACATCGCGCCGAACGCGTCGTTCGACTACGAGCGAACGGGCACGTCGGCGGCGGGGACCATCGGGCAGAAACTCCGACGGAAAGCCCGGTCGCTCGGCGCGAGCACCGTCTTCGTCGGGAGCGAGAACGCGGGCCGCATCGCCACCCCGATGATGAGCGTCGGCGCGCGCGTCTCGACCGAGCAAGAGTACAACGTCGTGCTCGTCCGTAAACCCCTTCCGGAAGACGTCAACCCGCGGCTGAAATCCGACTTCTACCGCCGCGACTGA
- a CDS encoding PQQ-binding-like beta-propeller repeat protein: MPSNSITRRSALAALGSTAALTLSGCLGVGLGDSRTYERNAPVGPVDGAWPTYQYDFANTGFTAASGPSDGATVEGVVPRPSAVASGVSLADGRGFVGRSDGDGETGSYRGFGLDGAASWTVDYPHGKSTPTVAGDAVFVSTAEHVAAYDARDGALCWKTTAGGYGASANAPALAADTVVDVGGRTVYGRDPVTGATQWSYDAGGTYPGLTARDGVVYTPTGEDREQTGVAALDPATGDVRWRRDTLPQSGVPLAVGDTHLYYAAHRGDVYALALDDGSTRWQASLSLPEDGSARLALADGRLHAQSSDGALAAFDAQTGDRVWERSVNASFGPRPPVVAADTRFALGRNALYAFDAATGDDQWSLTLDARPALSTAPAVRDGELYYAGPGRTHGVFRVAD; encoded by the coding sequence ATGCCCTCCAACAGCATCACGCGGCGGTCAGCGCTCGCCGCGCTCGGCTCGACGGCTGCGCTCACCCTCTCCGGCTGCCTCGGCGTCGGTCTCGGTGACTCACGCACGTACGAGCGGAACGCGCCCGTCGGACCCGTCGACGGTGCGTGGCCGACGTACCAATACGACTTCGCGAACACCGGCTTCACGGCGGCGAGCGGCCCGTCCGACGGAGCGACCGTCGAGGGCGTCGTGCCGCGGCCGTCGGCCGTCGCCTCAGGGGTTTCACTCGCCGACGGCCGGGGTTTCGTCGGGCGGAGCGACGGCGACGGCGAGACTGGTTCCTACCGCGGCTTCGGACTCGACGGGGCGGCGTCGTGGACGGTCGACTACCCGCACGGGAAGTCGACGCCGACGGTCGCCGGGGACGCGGTGTTCGTCTCGACTGCAGAGCACGTCGCGGCGTACGACGCGCGGGACGGCGCGCTCTGCTGGAAGACGACCGCGGGCGGGTACGGCGCGTCGGCGAACGCGCCCGCGCTCGCCGCGGACACGGTCGTCGACGTCGGCGGACGCACGGTCTACGGCCGCGACCCCGTGACGGGGGCGACGCAGTGGTCGTACGACGCGGGCGGGACGTACCCGGGTCTCACCGCCCGTGACGGCGTCGTCTACACGCCGACGGGAGAAGACCGCGAACAGACCGGCGTCGCGGCGCTCGACCCCGCGACGGGGGACGTGCGCTGGCGGCGCGACACGCTCCCGCAGAGCGGCGTGCCACTCGCCGTCGGCGACACGCACCTCTACTACGCGGCGCACCGCGGCGACGTGTACGCGCTCGCCCTCGACGACGGCTCGACACGGTGGCAGGCGTCGCTCTCGCTCCCCGAGGACGGAAGCGCCCGGCTCGCACTCGCGGACGGCCGACTCCACGCGCAGAGTAGCGACGGTGCGCTCGCGGCCTTCGACGCGCAGACGGGCGACCGCGTCTGGGAGCGGTCCGTGAACGCCTCTTTCGGCCCCCGGCCGCCCGTCGTCGCCGCGGACACCCGCTTCGCTCTCGGCCGGAACGCGCTCTACGCGTTCGACGCCGCGACCGGCGACGACCAGTGGTCGCTCACCCTCGACGCCCGCCCCGCGCTCTCCACCGCGCCGGCCGTCCGCGACGGCGAACTCTACTACGCCGGCCCCGGCCGCACTCACGGCGTCTTCCGCGTCGCCGACTAA
- a CDS encoding aminotransferase class I/II-fold pyridoxal phosphate-dependent enzyme: MELPPFELERWLDEYEPDADLMLAESGVRSLASTRFDLDVDDLGYVIPTDGTPEFRAEIAERYGRDAENVVLTCGTQEADFLTFMALLDEGDHSVVVSPTYQSLASVPGSVGDVTEVRTEPPEWELSVDAVAEAMRPETTLVVLTNPSNPTGKYLGEETMRALYDLVADRDAYLLVDEVYRMLADDPHPPAAALGPRAISTAGVSKSYGLAGARVGWVVADEPLADDVRKWKDYTTISPPKLGARVARRALGEEEAEILNANRAHAKANRERVADFLDSYDLDWFEPTGVNGFPTVPDGFENGKEFCRTLFEAESVVLAPGGVFGYPDRFRIGFGLHTDELEAGLERIGRHIETRQ, from the coding sequence ATGGAGCTTCCGCCGTTCGAACTGGAGCGCTGGCTGGACGAGTACGAGCCGGACGCGGACCTGATGCTCGCGGAGAGCGGCGTTCGGAGTCTCGCGTCGACGCGGTTCGACCTCGACGTCGACGACCTCGGGTACGTCATCCCGACGGACGGAACGCCCGAGTTCCGCGCGGAGATCGCCGAGCGCTACGGGCGGGACGCGGAGAACGTCGTGCTCACCTGCGGGACGCAGGAGGCGGACTTCCTGACGTTCATGGCCCTGCTCGACGAGGGCGACCACTCGGTCGTCGTGTCGCCGACGTACCAGTCGCTCGCGAGCGTCCCCGGCTCGGTCGGCGACGTGACGGAGGTTCGGACGGAGCCGCCCGAGTGGGAGCTCTCCGTGGACGCGGTGGCCGAGGCGATGCGTCCGGAGACGACGCTCGTCGTGCTCACGAACCCGAGCAACCCGACCGGGAAGTACCTCGGCGAGGAGACGATGCGGGCGCTCTACGACCTCGTCGCGGACCGCGACGCCTACCTCCTCGTCGACGAAGTCTACCGAATGCTCGCCGACGACCCGCACCCGCCCGCCGCCGCGCTCGGCCCGCGCGCCATCTCGACGGCCGGCGTCTCGAAATCCTACGGGCTCGCCGGCGCGCGCGTCGGCTGGGTCGTCGCCGACGAGCCCCTCGCCGACGACGTCCGGAAGTGGAAGGATTACACGACCATCTCCCCGCCGAAACTCGGCGCGCGCGTCGCCCGGCGAGCCCTCGGCGAGGAAGAAGCAGAGATCCTCAACGCGAACCGAGCGCACGCGAAGGCGAACCGCGAGCGCGTCGCGGACTTCCTCGACTCCTACGACCTCGACTGGTTCGAACCCACCGGCGTCAACGGCTTCCCCACGGTTCCCGACGGCTTCGAGAACGGGAAGGAGTTCTGTCGCACGCTCTTCGAGGCGGAGAGCGTCGTGCTCGCGCCCGGCGGGGTCTTCGGGTATCCCGACCGCTTCCGCATCGGTTTCGGCCTCCACACCGACGAACTCGAAGCCGGCTTAGAACGCATCGGCCGACACATCGAGACGCGGCAGTAG